The Caldanaerobius fijiensis DSM 17918 genomic sequence CTGTTTATAAAACATATAGGTGGTAATGAAACCCATGTAGGGCTCTCTATGGGTATCTTTATGTTGTCTGCAGTTATTTTCCGACCAGTTATCGGGGGACTTCTGGATAGGTTTGGTAGGCGATCGTTTATTATACTGGGGCTATCTTTCTTTACTTTGACAATGTATATGTATAATTGGGTGAACGGAATTACTGATTTGATATGGCTTAGAATATTGCATGGAGTAAGTTGGGCTATTTCTACAACTGCTATTGGTACAGTGATTGCAGACATAGTTCCCAAAGCTCGCTATGGGGAGGGTATGGGATGGTATGGGACAGCTATGACCTTTGCTATGGCTATTAGTCCAATGTTAGGTGTTTGGATTGTACAGAAACTCTCATATCATGCTCTGTTTCTATTTGCTGTAGCTTTTTCTATCACAGCATTACTATTACCGTTTGGTGTGAAAATGCCTTTCCAACCACAATCGGATTCAAGGAGAATCGAATTTTTTGAGAAATCTGTCTTGTCTGTTGCAGTATCGGTCTTATTTCTATTTATCTCCTATGGCAGTATTACCACTTTTGTT encodes the following:
- a CDS encoding MFS transporter, with the protein product MERLWTRSFILMILETFFLFTAFYMLYPTLPLFIKHIGGNETHVGLSMGIFMLSAVIFRPVIGGLLDRFGRRSFIILGLSFFTLTMYMYNWVNGITDLIWLRILHGVSWAISTTAIGTVIADIVPKARYGEGMGWYGTAMTFAMAISPMLGVWIVQKLSYHALFLFAVAFSITALLLPFGVKMPFQPQSDSRRIEFFEKSVLSVAVSVLFLFISYGSITTFVPLFADSLRVNSGLFFLVYSATLFLSRPIGGKLSDQYGEMFVVIPALLISILALIVLSLSTGLFGMLVSATLYGIGFGSAQPVLQATILRLVPPDHRGVASASFSTATDLGIGLGSIIFGWVAKYTSYQILFTISAVSVIFSLLVFVFFAKHLSKSKGLR